One Methylosarcina fibrata AML-C10 DNA segment encodes these proteins:
- a CDS encoding beta-propeller fold lactonase family protein has protein sequence MKMLTSYLLSGLALALAVMATPGQAVVRGFVPNPRGGNVTVIDNASGTVVTNIVAQNGASYIVFSPDLKTAYVSNQGSKSVSVIDTLTNTVTTTISVGTIPEGMAVTTDGSKLYVANNQDGTVSVIDTASNTVIKTLTLQKSPRFMARTLDGHWIYVTNQGSNSVSVIDTQTDTVAKTIAVGVTPLRITINPASTRIYVANHNSNTVSVIDTATQAVISTITVGTKPAGMAVTPNGAELWVVNINSANVSVINTSNNTVTHTITVGATPWTIDFSPDGTLACTAPANANTGVIMDTATKTVKVTLPVGTGPYWVKFDPQGKNCYVTSPIDGKITIINASTLSVFKNITTGGGAWTVDVRDIPTGGSTDSDGDGIPDSSDNCPTVANPDQADSDGDGVGDACETASTNPVINAVSPATVTRGTSGVALTLTGQNFEAGMTAAILPFPGGVSVQSLTVNSTTSATLTVNVASTARTGWRGIKLTKTSGATGSLSQAFRVQ, from the coding sequence ATGAAGATGCTAACGAGTTACCTATTATCCGGACTGGCGCTGGCCCTGGCGGTCATGGCCACTCCCGGCCAAGCCGTCGTTCGGGGCTTCGTGCCCAACCCGAGAGGGGGCAACGTAACGGTCATCGACAACGCCAGCGGCACGGTCGTGACCAATATCGTCGCCCAGAACGGGGCCTCCTACATCGTCTTTTCGCCGGACCTGAAGACCGCCTACGTGTCCAACCAGGGCTCGAAATCGGTCTCGGTGATCGATACCCTGACCAATACCGTGACCACGACGATCAGCGTCGGCACGATTCCGGAAGGCATGGCGGTCACCACCGACGGCTCGAAGCTGTACGTGGCCAACAACCAGGACGGCACCGTGTCGGTGATCGATACCGCTTCGAACACCGTGATCAAGACGTTGACCCTGCAGAAGAGTCCGCGGTTCATGGCCAGGACCCTGGACGGCCACTGGATTTACGTGACCAACCAGGGCTCCAATTCGGTCAGCGTCATCGATACGCAGACCGACACCGTCGCCAAAACCATTGCGGTCGGCGTCACTCCGCTGCGCATCACGATCAATCCGGCCAGCACCCGTATCTATGTCGCCAACCATAACTCGAACACCGTCTCGGTGATCGATACCGCGACCCAAGCTGTGATCTCGACGATCACCGTCGGCACCAAGCCGGCGGGCATGGCGGTGACGCCGAACGGGGCCGAGCTCTGGGTGGTCAACATCAACAGCGCCAACGTCTCGGTGATCAACACCTCGAACAACACCGTCACCCACACGATCACCGTCGGCGCCACGCCCTGGACCATCGACTTCTCTCCGGACGGCACCCTGGCCTGCACCGCCCCGGCCAACGCCAACACCGGCGTGATCATGGACACCGCGACCAAGACCGTGAAAGTGACCTTGCCGGTGGGCACCGGTCCCTACTGGGTCAAGTTCGACCCGCAAGGCAAGAACTGTTACGTGACCAGCCCGATCGACGGCAAGATCACGATCATTAACGCCAGCACCTTGTCGGTGTTCAAGAACATCACCACCGGCGGCGGCGCCTGGACGGTGGACGTCCGCGACATCCCGACCGGCGGCAGCACCGATTCGGACGGCGACGGCATCCCCGACAGCAGCGACAACTGCCCGACGGTGGCCAACCCCGACCAGGCCGACAGCGACGGCGACGGCGTCGGCGATGCCTGCGAAACCGCCTCGACCAATCCGGTGATCAACGCGGTGTCGCCGGCCACGGTGACCCGCGGCACCAGCGGCGTGGCGCTGACCTTGACCGGCCAGAACTTCGAAGCCGGCATGACCGCGGCCATCCTGCCGTTTCCGGGCGGCGTCTCGGTGCAGTCGCTGACCGTCAACAGCACCACCAGCGCGACCCTGACCGTCAACGTCGCCTCGACGGCGCGCACCGGCTGGCGCGGCATCAAGCTCACCAAGACCTCCGGCGCAACGGGATCGCTCTCCCAGGCCTTCAGAGTGCAATAA
- a CDS encoding sulfite exporter TauE/SafE family protein, with protein sequence MMDHGSMHGMGDMAVSAGFDYTLAFVAGFLGSGHCLGMCGALVSGYFMNSGRQRSYLPYVMYQLSRISVYTLFGFAAALLGVVVMSGGLFGKIQSLLQMLIGLTVIGLGLGILGWLPWQGAFRLLPMSLLRKGYARSRQQGAVGGAMLAGLLNGMMPCPLTFAMAVKATSASTVLEGGALMLTFGAGTLPMMLFISLAFGKIKANVRGFMYKAAALIMIVMGMHTFYRGLSFYVEENFRHHNYFYFLKERIDSLILYLQQVISYFGDLISNIQNM encoded by the coding sequence ATGATGGACCATGGCTCCATGCACGGCATGGGCGACATGGCTGTCTCGGCCGGCTTTGACTATACGCTGGCTTTCGTGGCCGGCTTTTTGGGCAGCGGACATTGCCTCGGCATGTGCGGCGCGCTGGTTTCCGGGTATTTTATGAACTCCGGCCGGCAGCGTTCTTATTTGCCCTACGTCATGTATCAACTGTCCCGCATCTCGGTGTATACATTGTTCGGCTTCGCGGCGGCCCTGCTCGGCGTCGTCGTCATGTCCGGCGGCTTGTTCGGTAAAATTCAGAGTCTGTTGCAAATGCTGATCGGTCTGACGGTGATCGGACTGGGCCTGGGCATCCTGGGCTGGCTGCCGTGGCAGGGAGCCTTCCGGCTGCTGCCCATGTCGCTTTTGCGCAAGGGTTATGCCCGCTCCCGGCAACAGGGAGCTGTCGGCGGAGCGATGCTGGCCGGCTTGTTGAACGGCATGATGCCGTGCCCGCTGACGTTTGCGATGGCGGTCAAGGCGACGTCGGCTTCTACCGTGCTGGAAGGCGGCGCGTTGATGCTGACTTTCGGCGCCGGGACCCTGCCGATGATGCTGTTTATCAGCCTGGCATTCGGCAAAATCAAGGCGAACGTACGCGGCTTCATGTACAAGGCGGCCGCATTGATCATGATAGTCATGGGAATGCACACCTTCTACCGCGGGCTCAGTTTTTACGTCGAAGAAAATTTTAGGCATCACAATTATTTTTATTTCTTGAAAGAGCGAATCGACAGCCTGATTCTTTATCTTCAGCAGGTGATTTCCTATTTCGGCGATTTGATCTCCAATATTCAGAATATGTAA
- a CDS encoding heavy metal translocating P-type ATPase, which yields MAIASAPYKNYQLIHQLKRRIRAFAPILKKDPERCYILEILLRKRPEIKNVRFTAQLGTVVVEFDPKGLPKANLLILLDAVLGNIAARPGGEIRQEKADFSGPLQEFELAVEGMTCASCALLLEMVLKREPKIKAASVNFGTETLAVQGQLSREDVCARIEVLGYKAFPMDTLSQRKNLIKKEQQRIESARRRLLWSALLSAPVVAVAMTMTKSRPLHWLQFLLTTPVVFGSGKPFFVKARKLARHRAANMDTLIALGVGSAYAYSLPSFFRRRGHIYFEASAAIITFVLLGRYLEERAKGKAGEAIRQLVDLQPQTAVLIKDNREIVVDVEAVAVGDVLLVRPGEKIPTDGEIIAGTSTVDESMVTGESMPVVKETGHRVIGGCVNGNGVLRIRATAVGMDTVLAGIVHMVDQAQSAKLPIQKQVDRISAVFVPSVMALSGLTLAGWKLAGAPFAYAFGNAITVLLIACPCALGLATPAAIMVGTGQAAKKGIYIRNGESLEVAAKLNVIVFDKTGTITEGKPKVSDFLKVSRLGEESVLMLAASAEHNSEHFLGKAIVDYARERSIELRECSHFYNEPGRGIEAEIDGKQVLLGNLPWMLQREIDVQRLLSEAGQFAEQGKTPVFMAVDGKEAAVFGIADRPRAQARPALARLHKRGVRTLMATGDTEKTAQYVAVQVGIDEFVANAKPDQKLAIIHQLQVQGQQVGMIGDGINDAPALVAADVGFAVGSGTDIAIESADLTLVQGDISKVTDAIELSANTIAIIKENLFWAFGYNTIAIPIAAVGKLNPMIASMAMALSSVSVILNSLRLSKK from the coding sequence ATGGCCATAGCATCGGCACCCTACAAAAATTATCAATTGATCCATCAGTTAAAACGGCGGATCCGGGCGTTTGCGCCGATATTGAAAAAGGATCCGGAGCGCTGTTACATTCTTGAGATCCTTCTGCGCAAGAGGCCGGAGATCAAAAATGTCCGGTTTACGGCCCAGCTTGGAACGGTAGTCGTCGAGTTCGATCCCAAGGGTTTGCCCAAGGCCAATTTGCTGATTTTACTGGATGCGGTGCTGGGCAATATCGCGGCCAGGCCGGGGGGCGAGATCCGGCAGGAAAAAGCCGATTTTTCCGGTCCCCTGCAGGAGTTCGAACTGGCCGTCGAGGGCATGACCTGCGCTTCCTGCGCCCTGTTGCTGGAAATGGTGCTTAAACGCGAGCCGAAAATAAAAGCGGCCAGCGTCAATTTCGGCACCGAAACCCTGGCCGTCCAGGGGCAATTAAGCAGGGAGGACGTGTGCGCCCGCATCGAAGTCCTTGGCTACAAGGCTTTTCCGATGGATACGCTTTCGCAGCGGAAAAACTTAATTAAAAAGGAGCAACAGCGTATCGAGTCGGCCCGGCGGCGACTTCTCTGGTCCGCTCTGTTGAGCGCTCCGGTCGTCGCCGTGGCGATGACGATGACAAAGTCCCGGCCGCTGCACTGGCTTCAATTCCTGCTGACGACTCCGGTAGTGTTCGGCTCGGGCAAACCTTTTTTCGTCAAGGCTCGGAAGCTCGCCCGGCATCGAGCCGCCAACATGGATACCTTGATCGCGCTCGGCGTGGGTTCGGCCTACGCTTACAGCTTGCCCTCCTTCTTCCGTCGGCGCGGGCACATCTATTTCGAAGCCTCCGCGGCGATCATCACCTTCGTGCTGCTGGGCCGTTATCTCGAAGAACGCGCCAAAGGCAAAGCCGGTGAAGCGATACGGCAATTGGTCGATTTGCAGCCGCAGACGGCCGTTCTGATCAAGGATAACCGGGAAATCGTCGTCGACGTGGAAGCCGTAGCGGTCGGCGATGTTTTACTGGTTCGCCCCGGAGAAAAAATTCCCACCGACGGCGAAATTATTGCCGGCACCTCGACCGTGGACGAGTCCATGGTAACCGGCGAGAGCATGCCGGTCGTCAAGGAAACGGGGCACAGGGTCATCGGCGGCTGCGTCAACGGCAACGGCGTGCTGAGGATCCGGGCGACGGCCGTCGGTATGGATACCGTACTGGCCGGCATCGTGCACATGGTCGATCAGGCCCAGTCGGCGAAGCTGCCGATTCAAAAACAGGTCGACCGGATTTCCGCGGTGTTCGTGCCGTCGGTCATGGCATTGTCCGGTTTGACGCTGGCCGGCTGGAAACTGGCGGGAGCGCCGTTCGCCTATGCGTTCGGCAATGCCATTACCGTACTGTTGATCGCCTGTCCTTGCGCCCTGGGTCTGGCTACGCCGGCGGCGATCATGGTCGGCACCGGTCAGGCCGCTAAAAAAGGCATTTACATCCGCAACGGTGAAAGCCTGGAAGTGGCGGCCAAGCTCAACGTGATCGTTTTCGATAAAACCGGCACGATCACCGAAGGCAAGCCGAAAGTCAGCGATTTTCTTAAAGTTTCGAGGCTGGGCGAGGAAAGCGTCCTGATGTTGGCGGCCTCGGCTGAACACAATTCGGAGCATTTTCTGGGCAAGGCGATTGTCGACTACGCCCGCGAACGGAGCATTGAATTGAGAGAATGCTCGCATTTTTACAATGAACCCGGCCGCGGCATTGAAGCCGAAATCGACGGTAAACAGGTGCTGCTGGGCAACCTGCCCTGGATGCTGCAACGGGAGATCGACGTCCAGCGTTTACTGTCGGAGGCCGGGCAGTTCGCCGAGCAGGGCAAAACGCCGGTTTTTATGGCGGTCGACGGCAAGGAGGCCGCTGTCTTCGGCATCGCCGACCGGCCTCGTGCGCAGGCAAGACCAGCCTTGGCGAGGCTCCACAAAAGAGGAGTCAGAACGCTGATGGCGACCGGCGATACCGAAAAAACGGCGCAATATGTCGCTGTTCAAGTCGGCATCGATGAGTTTGTCGCCAACGCCAAACCCGATCAGAAATTAGCCATCATCCACCAATTGCAGGTGCAAGGCCAACAGGTCGGCATGATCGGGGACGGCATCAATGACGCCCCGGCGCTGGTTGCCGCCGATGTGGGCTTTGCCGTCGGCAGCGGCACCGACATCGCGATCGAGTCGGCCGATCTGACGCTGGTGCAGGGCGACATTTCCAAGGTGACGGACGCCATCGAGTTAAGTGCGAATACCATCGCCATCATCAAGGAGAATCTTTTCTGGGCGTTCGGCTATAACACGATCGCGATTCCCATCGCCGCGGTCGGCAAACTGAATCCGATGATCGCCTCCATGGCGATGGCGTTAAGCTCGGTATCGGTCATCCTTAATTCATTGCGACTCAGTAAAAAATAG
- a CDS encoding heavy metal translocating P-type ATPase metal-binding domain-containing protein: MGENTKACDLCGLPVEIEGFKLRTKEGDKAFCCEGCKGIYQMLHEETVLDVPDQIDETE; encoded by the coding sequence ATGGGCGAGAATACGAAAGCATGCGATCTTTGCGGGCTTCCTGTTGAAATTGAAGGCTTCAAACTGCGCACGAAGGAAGGGGACAAGGCGTTCTGCTGCGAGGGTTGCAAAGGCATATATCAGATGCTGCACGAGGAGACGGTGCTCGATGTTCCCGATCAAATCGACGAAACGGAGTGA
- the dsbD gene encoding protein-disulfide reductase DsbD, which yields MFEKLPIPFFLFCLMIWLPGPSLALDDAELLDPDAAFQLSYAVKDSDTLAFSWTIAGGYYLYRDKIKWTSLTPKIETGAPILPAAELKHDPNFGDVETYRRKLAIELPLRRLDPKERKLLLEVAYQGCSEAGVCYLPIRKTVEFDLPEASLSGSVREVPSGSPPPFVSEQDRIARVFTGRSLGLVMLSFLGFGLLLAFTPCVFPMIPIISGVIGGHGPGQGARRAFGLSLCYVLASAATYTLFGVLAGLFGKNIQAVFQQPAVLIGISIIFLGLALSMFGVFNFQMPSFIQTRLGILSSRQRRGNWLGAAVMGMLSALAVGPCVTAPLAGALIYIGKTGDAVLGGAALFALGFGMGIPLLIVGTSAGKLMPRAGAWLHVTRVFFGVGLLAVAVWMLGRIMPLPAILALWGAVLTIPLIYLGWRKLWKTTAALAFIYGVFLLVGVVTEQQKDYMALVCNVAVACQDKSSLAFKRIDTEQALQQSLAEAQQQGRWVMLEFYADWCVSCRKLQHTTFAEADVQAALSNVILLQADVTEENAPARSLLRRFDLIGPPAILFFGPEQQERMAYRIVGYLDGKTFLDQFRKMMR from the coding sequence ATGTTTGAAAAACTGCCGATTCCGTTCTTTCTTTTTTGTCTGATGATCTGGCTGCCGGGCCCGTCTCTGGCGCTCGACGACGCTGAACTGCTCGATCCCGATGCGGCTTTTCAATTGAGCTATGCGGTAAAGGATTCCGATACGTTGGCGTTTTCGTGGACTATTGCGGGCGGCTATTATCTCTACCGGGATAAAATCAAATGGACTTCCTTGACGCCGAAGATCGAGACGGGCGCGCCCATTTTGCCGGCGGCGGAGCTCAAGCACGATCCGAATTTCGGGGACGTCGAAACCTACCGGAGAAAACTGGCAATCGAGCTTCCGCTTCGTCGTCTGGATCCCAAGGAAAGGAAATTACTGCTTGAAGTCGCCTATCAGGGCTGTTCCGAGGCCGGCGTCTGTTATTTGCCGATTCGGAAAACGGTCGAATTCGATTTGCCGGAAGCGAGTCTGTCCGGATCGGTCCGGGAAGTTCCGTCCGGCAGCCCGCCGCCTTTCGTCTCGGAACAGGACCGGATTGCGCGGGTATTCACTGGCCGTTCTCTAGGACTCGTCATGCTGAGCTTTCTCGGCTTCGGTCTGCTGCTGGCGTTCACGCCCTGCGTTTTTCCGATGATTCCGATCATTTCCGGCGTGATCGGCGGCCATGGGCCGGGTCAGGGCGCGCGCCGGGCGTTCGGCCTGTCTCTTTGTTACGTGCTGGCTTCTGCGGCGACCTATACCCTGTTCGGGGTTTTAGCCGGACTGTTCGGCAAGAATATTCAAGCCGTTTTTCAACAGCCCGCGGTGCTCATAGGCATCAGCATCATTTTTTTGGGGCTGGCTTTGTCCATGTTCGGCGTGTTCAACTTCCAGATGCCTTCCTTTATTCAAACCCGGCTGGGAATTCTCAGTTCCCGGCAGCGGCGCGGCAACTGGCTGGGCGCTGCCGTGATGGGCATGCTGTCGGCGTTGGCCGTCGGGCCTTGCGTTACGGCGCCGCTGGCCGGAGCGTTGATCTATATCGGCAAGACGGGGGACGCCGTGCTCGGCGGCGCGGCGCTGTTCGCACTCGGCTTCGGCATGGGCATTCCTTTGTTGATTGTGGGCACGTCGGCCGGAAAGCTGATGCCCAGGGCCGGCGCATGGCTGCACGTCACTCGGGTTTTTTTCGGAGTAGGCCTCCTGGCGGTAGCGGTCTGGATGCTCGGGCGCATCATGCCGTTGCCGGCCATTCTGGCGCTGTGGGGCGCGGTATTGACGATTCCCCTGATCTATCTGGGCTGGAGAAAATTGTGGAAAACCACCGCAGCCCTGGCATTCATTTACGGAGTTTTCCTGCTTGTCGGTGTGGTCACCGAGCAGCAAAAGGATTATATGGCTCTGGTGTGCAATGTGGCGGTGGCGTGCCAGGACAAGTCGTCGCTTGCTTTCAAACGAATCGACACGGAACAGGCATTGCAGCAAAGCCTTGCGGAGGCTCAACAACAAGGCCGCTGGGTCATGCTGGAGTTTTATGCCGACTGGTGCGTGTCCTGCCGGAAGTTGCAGCATACGACCTTTGCCGAGGCCGACGTGCAGGCCGCCCTGTCGAATGTCATCCTGCTGCAGGCGGACGTGACCGAGGAAAACGCGCCCGCGCGCTCCTTATTGCGCCGCTTCGACCTGATCGGGCCGCCCGCGATCCTGTTCTTCGGGCCGGAGCAGCAGGAAAGAATGGCTTACCGAATTGTCGGTTATCTGGACGGTAAAACGTTTCTGGATCAGTTTCGCAAGATGATGCGATAG
- a CDS encoding nitrous oxide reductase accessory protein NosL, with the protein MKAIFKIAAVLTGCLLVLASFQLRAEEPHERASCRVCGMWIDEYQKSAAELIYKDGRKEYTCGVACMLREVEDAGGISAFESVKVHDWVSGKLVDAEEATYVIGSEVIPDMVPNYIAFANRDEAEAFAAKEGGEVIDFRIAYDDVSPVGTTAPFRIRTAVTPGKGNFSVGMVYGYTEKDRVKIGSASSQVPGEFIRANKAQPQAPSKLEGHQQALIVNYSPTDDLALFINVPWLERRTKTLVQTNGQINETIADENGIGDITLEGRYNFWRSTRWDKFVSILLGTTLPTGQFAGEKSFNALAKRDLVKVGPALQLGKDTATFTGGLLYSQRWKDFWLHSSALYTANPANDDDFAFGDVATAGLALHYTPNYNLMVGMEMDASYTEKNQDGGFKIGNSGGTAVNLAFVSDYRFLNAFGGNFKLRGSVGLPIYEDLNSRDMVNAKGLPFQQVQLGDGFFANLAIQWTTRNAPSY; encoded by the coding sequence ATGAAGGCTATTTTTAAAATAGCGGCCGTGCTGACAGGTTGCCTGCTGGTGTTGGCGTCGTTCCAACTGCGCGCCGAAGAGCCGCATGAAAGAGCCAGTTGCCGGGTTTGCGGCATGTGGATAGACGAATACCAAAAGAGCGCCGCCGAGCTGATCTATAAGGACGGCAGGAAGGAATACACGTGCGGCGTTGCCTGCATGCTGCGCGAAGTCGAGGACGCCGGAGGCATTTCGGCATTTGAATCGGTCAAGGTGCACGACTGGGTTTCCGGTAAACTGGTCGATGCGGAAGAGGCGACTTACGTTATCGGCAGCGAAGTGATTCCGGACATGGTGCCCAACTACATCGCTTTCGCCAACCGCGACGAGGCCGAGGCTTTCGCCGCCAAAGAAGGCGGCGAGGTGATCGATTTTCGCATCGCTTACGATGACGTATCGCCCGTCGGCACGACCGCGCCGTTCCGGATTCGCACCGCGGTGACACCGGGCAAGGGCAATTTCAGCGTCGGCATGGTGTACGGCTACACCGAAAAGGACCGGGTCAAAATCGGCTCCGCCAGCAGCCAGGTTCCGGGCGAATTCATCCGCGCCAACAAAGCGCAGCCGCAGGCGCCGAGCAAGCTCGAAGGCCATCAGCAGGCCTTGATCGTGAACTATTCGCCGACCGATGATCTGGCGTTGTTCATTAACGTGCCGTGGCTTGAACGGAGAACCAAGACGCTGGTCCAAACCAACGGCCAGATCAACGAAACCATCGCCGATGAAAACGGCATCGGAGACATTACCCTGGAAGGCCGTTACAATTTTTGGCGCAGTACCCGCTGGGATAAGTTCGTCAGTATCCTGCTCGGCACTACCTTGCCGACCGGCCAGTTCGCCGGAGAAAAAAGTTTCAATGCGCTGGCCAAAAGGGATCTCGTCAAGGTCGGGCCGGCGCTGCAACTGGGCAAGGACACCGCCACGTTCACCGGAGGCTTGCTGTATTCGCAGCGCTGGAAGGATTTCTGGCTGCACTCCTCCGCGCTGTATACGGCCAATCCCGCCAATGACGACGATTTTGCCTTCGGGGACGTGGCAACCGCCGGTCTGGCGCTGCACTATACGCCCAACTACAATCTGATGGTGGGTATGGAAATGGATGCCAGCTATACCGAGAAAAATCAGGACGGCGGCTTTAAAATCGGCAACAGCGGCGGTACCGCGGTCAATCTGGCTTTTGTCAGCGATTATCGCTTCCTGAATGCCTTCGGCGGCAATTTCAAGTTGCGCGGCTCGGTGGGCTTGCCGATTTATGAAGACCTGAACTCGAGAGACATGGTGAATGCCAAGGGACTGCCTTTTCAACAAGTGCAATTGGGGGACGGCTTTTTCGCCAACCTGGCCATTCAATGGACCACCCGCAACGCGCCCAGTTATTGA
- a CDS encoding TlpA family protein disulfide reductase, whose protein sequence is MTVMACVRFRLLPVFLLAVLLAGCHRQGGLAIGDPAPSVTLLDFRGNTVKFPDDFKGKVVLVRFWSVDCGFCNKDRLSDLEHFHQKYKSRRFLPVAVNVGRVEASDERFNRFGHLSYPLLIDEYGLAARRFGVIGLPATFVIDGEGILRAKKTGEAELDELKKFFTTVLNKGDFYEGYF, encoded by the coding sequence ATGACCGTCATGGCCTGCGTCCGCTTCCGGCTGCTGCCGGTTTTCTTGCTCGCGGTCTTGCTGGCCGGCTGCCATAGGCAGGGCGGCCTGGCGATCGGCGATCCGGCGCCGTCGGTCACTCTCCTGGATTTCCGGGGCAATACGGTGAAGTTTCCGGACGACTTCAAAGGCAAGGTCGTGCTGGTCCGTTTCTGGTCGGTCGATTGCGGATTCTGCAACAAAGACAGGTTATCGGACCTGGAGCATTTCCATCAGAAATACAAGAGCCGCCGTTTCCTGCCGGTGGCGGTCAACGTCGGCCGGGTGGAAGCCAGCGACGAGCGCTTCAACCGCTTCGGACATTTAAGCTATCCGCTGCTGATCGACGAATACGGTCTTGCCGCCCGGCGGTTCGGCGTCATCGGATTGCCGGCGACGTTTGTGATCGACGGAGAAGGCATCTTGCGCGCGAAGAAGACCGGGGAAGCGGAACTCGACGAACTGAAAAAGTTTTTTACAACTGTCTTGAACAAAGGAGATTTTTATGAAGGCTATTTTTAA
- a CDS encoding nitrous oxide reductase accessory protein NosL — translation MSIRAYFRFIRWPVLALLLFVGNSGHGGEDDVEIKKSDRCPVCGMFVYKYPKWVARIVFQDDAAYFYDGAKDMFKHVFDTGKYTPGRSADKIRSIEVTDYYDVELIDAKSAFYVIGSDVLGPMGHELLPFKDRESAQEFLEDHEGKSILRFQEVTPAVIESLDRRS, via the coding sequence ATGAGCATTCGAGCCTATTTCCGTTTTATCCGTTGGCCGGTGCTGGCCCTGCTGTTGTTCGTCGGCAATTCCGGCCACGGCGGCGAAGACGACGTCGAAATCAAGAAAAGCGACCGCTGCCCGGTCTGTGGCATGTTCGTTTACAAATATCCGAAATGGGTCGCCCGGATTGTCTTTCAGGACGACGCGGCCTATTTCTACGACGGCGCCAAGGACATGTTCAAGCATGTGTTCGATACCGGCAAATACACGCCGGGAAGGTCGGCGGACAAGATCCGGAGCATTGAGGTCACCGATTATTACGACGTCGAACTGATCGACGCCAAATCCGCCTTTTATGTAATCGGTTCGGACGTACTCGGGCCCATGGGGCACGAGCTGTTGCCGTTCAAGGATCGGGAATCGGCGCAGGAATTTCTGGAAGATCACGAGGGCAAGTCGATCCTGCGCTTTCAGGAAGTCACGCCGGCCGTGATCGAATCGCTGGACCGGCGCTCATGA
- a CDS encoding ABC transporter ATP-binding protein, translated as MIELVNVRKVFNAGNPSEFSALNNVNLKIAVNHVTVLKGPSGSGKTTLLSIVGCMSRPSAGRVRLNGREITSLPERFLTDIRRKTFGFIFQQPNLIKGISVLENVMLPAYPLGEKRSALKVKALRGLDQLNLAGKAAAKVEWLSGGEAQRVSIVRALINDPGIIIADEPTAHLDTHLSCRFMEIVEKFKAEGKTVIITSHDPLVYESAAVDRVVNLRDGKIEGEPA; from the coding sequence ATGATCGAACTGGTCAACGTCAGAAAAGTCTTTAATGCCGGCAACCCCAGCGAGTTTTCGGCGCTGAACAACGTCAACCTGAAGATCGCCGTAAATCATGTTACCGTTCTGAAAGGCCCGAGCGGTTCCGGCAAAACGACGCTGCTGAGCATCGTCGGCTGCATGAGCCGGCCTTCCGCGGGGCGGGTCCGATTGAATGGCCGCGAAATCACCAGCCTGCCCGAACGCTTTTTGACCGACATCCGCCGCAAGACTTTCGGCTTCATTTTCCAGCAGCCGAATCTGATCAAGGGCATTTCGGTGCTGGAGAACGTGATGCTGCCGGCCTATCCGCTCGGCGAAAAGCGCTCGGCATTGAAAGTCAAGGCGCTTCGAGGCCTGGACCAGCTCAATCTCGCCGGCAAGGCGGCCGCGAAAGTCGAGTGGCTCTCGGGCGGCGAAGCCCAGCGGGTGTCGATCGTGCGCGCGCTGATCAACGATCCCGGCATCATCATCGCCGATGAGCCGACCGCGCATCTCGACACCCATCTGTCCTGCCGATTCATGGAAATCGTCGAGAAATTCAAGGCGGAAGGCAAGACCGTGATCATCACCAGCCACGACCCCTTGGTCTATGAGTCGGCGGCGGTCGACCGGGTCGTCAATCTGCGCGACGGCAAGATCGAAGGCGAGCCGGCGTGA